The Desulfovibrio psychrotolerans genomic interval GGGGTTTTGGGAATGGGTCTGCCCAATACCCGGCAACCGGAATCGGTGATGAGAATGTCGTCCTCAATGCGTATGCCGCCGAAGTCGCGGAAATGCTCCAGCGCATCAAAGTTGATAAAATCTTTGCATATTCCTTCCGCCTTCCACTTGTCCATGAGGGCGGGAATGAAGTAGCAGCCCGGCTCAACGGTGAGCGTGAACCCCGGCAACGGCGCACGGGCAAAGCGCAGTCCGCGCAGCCCGAATTTCGTGGAGCGGGAAACTGTTTCATCATACCCCACATGGTCTTCGCCCAGATGCTCCATGTCGTGCACATCCAGCCCCAGCATGTGCCCCAACCCGTGCGGAAAGAACAGGGCGTGCGCTCCGCAGGAAACAATGTCGTCCACGCTGCCGCGCAGCAGGCCCATGCTCTGTAAGCCCTCGGCAATGCAGGCGGCTGCCGCAAGATGGCAGTGCAGAAAGGGCACACCCGGCGCGGCCATGTCTATGGCCTTTTGCTGCGCCCTGAGCACCAGCGTGTAGATATCCCTCTGCCGTGCGGAAAAAAGTCCCCCCACGGGCAGGGTGCGGGTAATGTCAGAGGCGTAGCCCATGTCGGATTCCGCGCCGGAGTCTATGAGCAGCAGGTCGCCCTGATGCATGGTGTGGCTGTAATCGTGGTTGTGCAGCACTTCACCGCGAATGGTGCAGATGGTGGTAAAGCTGTTGTGCGTGCCCGCCAGCGCCACGGTGGCGTTCATGGCCGCCGCAATGCACCGTTCGCCCAGTCCGGGCCGGGCCAGTTCCATGGCCTTGGTGTACATGGCGTAGGATATGCCCAGCGCTTTTTCAATTTCCGCCACCTCTTCAATGCTCTTTACAGAGCGTTGCGCCACCACGGCGCGGATGAGCGGCAGCGATGCCTGCTGGCGCATGGAGCGGGTAAGGGAATCAAACGCTTCTGCACCGCAAGCATGCTGCTCCAAAGCATCAGGCCCGGCGCACACGCGGGTGGCAAGGCAGTGGGCAAGCCACTGCACGCTGTCCATGCGGTAGGGCGGCAGATGGTGAATGGTCCTCCCCTTGCGGCCTGCGGCATGCAGCAGGGAGACAAGGGAATCGTTGGAACCGCCGGGGGCGCATCCGCAGCGCGCGGCGCGTTCCGCAAGGCCGGGGAGCGGGCCGGACCAGATGATGCCTTCCATGGAAGGGTCATCTCCCCACAGGCGGGATTCGCCGGAGTCCACATCCAGTGTTCCGTTCAGCCCCGCATGGTTGTGCCCGAAATAATAGAGAAAGGTTGAATCCTGCCGGAAGGGGTAGGTGTTGTCCTCATAGTTGCGGGCAGAATGTACGTTACCGGGCAGAAAGACGATGCCAGTTGCCCCTGCGGCTGCAAGATGCTCAAGCAGGGTTTTGCGGCGGGCGGCATAAGTTTCGGCGGAAAACATGGGCGGCTCCTCGGTTGCGGATGGTGAACGCGCAGAAGTATGGCACGAAGTGCGCGTTGCCGCAACGCATGGCAATGACCGTAAGCCGTCTGGCATGCTCCGTCTGGCATACGTCGTTTAGCATACTCTGTCGGCGCAATCTGTCGGTGAATTTGTCTGTGCAATCTGTCTGTGCAATCTGTCTGCGCAATTTGCCTGCGCAGTTAGTCTGCGCAATCTGTTGGCGCAATTTGTCAGGCGTCCACTGTCTGTGCAGGCTGTCGCCTTCAGGCAGTCGGCCAAAAGCTTTGGGCGGCAAGGTCCTACACGCAACTAAAAAAGGCCGTATCGTAATCAGATACGGCCTTTTTGCGTGTGCAACCGGGAACGGGTGGTGCTGTGTGGGGTTTTTTCATAGCCAAGCGTGTATGGAGACTGGCTGAAAGTTCCCGGCCGACACGACGAAGGAGTATGGAGGAGTTCTCTGACACCTCTCGGTGTCGGGTCGCAGCAAGGTTGCCGTCTTGCTGTGACCAACGGACTGTCCCAAGGAGGTTCGGACATTCCGTCAGGTGCTACCTTTGTCCTGTCTGGTTGCGCTTGGGTATATCCAAGAGTCGTGCCAAAACAGTATGTCTACGCAACGTGCTGTTTATAAAGAGAAAAAATGTTGATCAAAAAAGTAGACAATACGGCGTGTTGCAAAAAGCAACAGCATGATAACGAAAATCATTTGCGAGCCGCAGTATTGCTGGATTTCCCGGCTTGTTGCACAATGCAACGCATTGCATTGTGCAACGTTTTTTGGGCTGCTTATATAATAGGATGGCAAGGAAGGTCTCTTGTCACGCAAAAAACATCAGAAGAGAGACGAAAACGGCAGGGAAGGCGGGAGACAGAAAGGGGGGAAACAGCGGGACGGGCTGCACCCGCAAAAGGCGGGGCTACGCTTCCAGTCCGTAGCGTTGCAGCTTGCGCCAAAGGGTGGCGCGGTCTATGCCCAAAATCCGCGCTGCCTGCCCCTTGTTGTCCTGCACGCTTGTGAGCACGGCAAGGATGTGGCGGCGCTCCACCTCCGCGAGCGGAAGCAGACCTTCATCGGTCTGGGCGGCATGGGGAGACATAACGGGGGCGTTGTGAAATTCCTGCGGCAGATGGCGCAACTGAATGGTGGGGCCGTCGCACAATACCACGGCGCGCTCGATCAGGTTTTCCAGTTCGCGGACGTTGCCGGGAAAGGGGTGTGCCATCAGTGCGCCCAGCACCTCGTCTTCCATGCCCGTGATGTCTTTTTTGAAGGACGTGGCAAATTTTTCCAGAAAATAGTGGCAGAAGAGGGGAATATCATCCACCCGCTCGCGCAGGGCGGGCAGATGCAGGGTAAAGACGTTAAGCCTGTAAAACAGGTCCTGCCGGAAGCGTCCCCGTTCCACCTCGCGTTCAATGTCACGGTGCGTGGCCGCCAGCAGCCTTACGTCCACAGGAATCTCCTCCGTGCCGCCCACGCGCACCACCGTGCGTTCCTGCAGCACGCGCAGCAACTGCACCTGCATTCCCAGCGGCATTTCGCCTATTTCATCCAGCAGCAGCGTGCCCTGATGGGTGGCCTCAAACACGCCCGCCTTGGTGCGCTGCGCTCCGGTATACGCCCCCTGTTCATGCCCGAACAGTTCGTTGGCCAGCAGCTCCGCGTTAAACGCCCCGGCGTTTACCGCCAGAAAACGCTTGCCGGACCGCAGGCTGAGCCGGTGCAGCATCTTGGCGACCATTTCCTTGCCGGTGCCTGTTTCGCCCTGTATGAGCACCGTGCAGTCCAGCGGAGCCACGCGGGCAATCTCGCGCTTCAGCGCCTGCATCTTGGTGCTCTTTCCTATGAGCATGGGCATGGCCTGCTGCCCGCGCAGAACATGGCGCAGCTCCAGCAGTTCCTGTTGCAGCAGGCTCTTTTCCAGTGCCTTCTGGATGACAATGACAAGGTCCGCCGGATTCTCAGGCAAAGGCAGGTAATGAAAGGCCCCCATCTGCATGGCGCGCACGGCGGCGTCCACGGTGGCGCTGCGCGAGACAAGCACCACCTCGGTTTCCGGCGTGTTGCTCTTTATGACTTTGAGCAGGGTCTGTTTCTGCGCATGGTGTTCTTCCAGCGCGGCGACCACAACAGAAAAGTCCATCTGCGAGAGCGTGGCGCGGGTTTCATCGTGGCTTTTCACATGCGTAACCTGCAGGCCGGCCTCCCGCAGCACGGCGGGCAGACCCGCAAGGGAATCCTTGTCCTTGTCCACCACGAGCACATCGCTCCGTGCGGCATTGTCCTTGTTGGGCTGCATGGGCAAAGACTACGGGCTGTTGCGGCTGCCTGTCAATGCGCTCTGCGGTTTGCCTGCTGTAATCGTTGCCCTGCGCGGCTCGCGGCACAGAACAGGCAATTCTCCAGAACGAACGTCACTGTCCGTGGCGCTTTTTCCATGCTGCCAAAGGGTTGCGCCTTGCATTCTCCCGCCGGATTGAGCAAGGTTGCCGGACGATTTGACACTGAGGAACAGATCACGCGGCACGTGCTGCGCGTGGAAATAACGCACCTGCGCCCCGGATGCGGCAAATCTGCCGGGCTTGGAGAGGTGGCGGCGACCACCGGATAAAGCAGGAACAGACGAAAGCGGTATGGCATGAAAAACGGATTCTTCAATGTGCTGAGCGTGGCCGAGTTTATCGATCGCCTGCGCGACTTTTCTCCCCTGCCCGTGGAAACGGCGCAGGGAACGGACATAGACGGGCGCGTGCTGGCGGAAGATGTCATCGCCCCGGAAGACCTGCCGCTGGCGCACCGGTCCTGCATGGACGGCTATGCCCTGCGCGCCCGCGATGTTTTTGGCGCGTCCGAGAGCAACCCCGCGTATCTTGAAAGCGTGGGTGCCGTGCGCATAGAAACCCCTGCCGGATTCTCCATCAGCCCGGGAGAGTGCGCGTCCATTGTCACCGGCGGTATTCTGCCGGAAGGGGCAGATGCCGTGATCATGGTGGAGCATACCGAGCCGCTGGGCGCGGGAACGATAGAGATGCGCAAGTCTCTGGCCCCGCATGACAACGTGATGCTGCGGGGCGAAGACGCCTCGTTGGGTAAGGTGGCCCTTGCCGCGGGCACCCTTATCCGTCCGCAGGAGGCGGGCCTGCTCGCCGCACTGGGCATGGAGCGTGTGCAGGTGCACGCCCGTCCGCGCGTGGGCATCCTTTCCACAGGAGATGAACTTGTTCCCGTGTCGCACACGCCGCGCGTGGGGCAGGTGCGCGATGTAAACTCCACTACCCTTGGCTGCTGCGTGCGGCGCGCCGGGGCCGTGCCCACCCTGTACGGACTGGTGGAGGATGATGTGGACAGTCTGGAGGCCGCCCTGCGGGGCGCGCTGGAAGCGAACGACGTGGTGCTGCTCTCCGGCGGCAGTTCCGTGGGAACCAGCGACCTCACCGTCGCGGCCATGCAGCGGCTGGAAGGATTGAAGATCGTGAACCACGGCGTTGCCATAAGCCCCGGAAAACCGCTCATACTGGGGCGGCAGGGCAACAAGGCCGTGTGGGGCCTGCCGGGGCAGGTCGCTTCCGCGCAGGTGGTCATGTTTGTGCTGGGCGCGCCCTTCCTGCGGTATCTGGCGGGAGAGACAGCAGCCTTCGACCAGTCTCTGTGGCCCGCGCGCAGGGCAAGGCTGGGGCGCAATATCGCCTCCAAGCCGGGGCGGGAAGATTACGTGCGCGTGCACCTGCGCGCCGCATCCGGAGAGGGCGCAGGGCAGAAAGATCCTGCCTGCCTGCCGGTTGCCGAGCCTGTGCAGGGCAAATCCGGCCTGCTGAAAACCCTCATCCTGTCCCACGGCGTCATCCGCATTCCCTCTCACAGCGAAGGAGTGTATGAGGGAACGGATGTCGATGTGCTCCTGTTCTGAGGCGGCGAGGTACTATGCGTATTCTTTTTTTCGGTGATGTAATGGGCAAGCCCGGCAGGCTGGCGCTGCGGCACAGGCTGCCCGCATTGCGCGCACGGCATGGCGCAGACATGGTCATTGCCAATGGCGAAAACGCCTCAGGCGGCGTGGGGCTGACCGCAGAGGTCATGCAGGAGCTTCTGGGCATGGGGGTGGATGTTATCACCACCGGCAACCATATCTGGAAGCACCGCGATATCTACGCGGGACTGGAGCGCGAACAGCGCATTGTCCGTCCCGCCAATTTCCCGCCCGGTGCTCCCGGCAGGGGCATGGTGGTGCACACCCTTTCTTCGGGCGTGCGGGTGGCTGTGCTGAATCTGCAGGGGCGTACCTTCATGGAAGAGGTGGACTGTCCTTTTCGCGCGGCAGACGCGCTGCTTGCCACCCTGCCGGAAGACGTGGTGCTGCGGTTTGTCGATTTTCATGCAGAAGCCACCAGCGAGAAGAAGGCGCTTGGCTGGTATCTGGACGGCAGGGTCACCGCCATGGTGGGCACGCATACCCACGTGCAGACAGCCGACCCCGCACTGCTGCCCGGCGGCACGGCTTACCTTACAGACGCCGGCATGTGCGGTGTGGAAGATTCATGCCTTGGCATGGACAAAGACATAATCATCCGTCGTTTTCTCACCCGCATGCCGCACCGCTTCGCGCTTGCCAAGGGCAATGCCGGGGTAAACGGCGTGCTGGTGGAGGCAGATGCCCACACCGGGCGCGCCACGCATGTGGAGCTGGTGCGGGAATAACGTATCCTGTGAGCATAACGTATCCTGTGGGCATAACGTATCCTGCGGGCATGGCAGGTTTTTCTTCTGCCCATGCGCAGGGCGGCGGCCAGCCGTGATTGACAGAACGGGCGTTCTCTGCAAGACCGCTCCTACACATATATCCTAACAGCGAACGAGAGAAGCATGGACATCGACAAGCAGCTAGAGATCATCCAGCGCGGCTGCGCTGAACTCATCAATGCGGAGGAACTGCGCAAGAAACTGCAGCGCGGCAAACCCCTGCGGGTGAAGATGGGCTTCGACCCCACGGCGCCCGACCTGCATCTGGGCCACTGTGTCGCCATTCACAAGCTCCGGCATTTTCAGGAACTGGGGCACACGGTCATTTTTCTCATCGGTGACTTTACGGGCATGATCGGAGACCCTTCCGGCCGGTCCGAGACCCGCCCGCCCCTGACCCGCGAAGACGTGCTGCGCAATGCCGAGACCTACAAGGAACAGGTGTTCCGGATTCTGGACCCGGCAAAGACCGAGGTGCGCTTCAACTCCGAATGGATGGACGCCTTCGGCGCGGCAGACTTCATCCGCCTTGCCTCGCGCTACACCGTGGCGCGCATGCTGGAACGCGACGATTTCGAAAAGCGCTACCGGAGCAATACGCCCATTTCCGTGCACGAATTTCTCTATCCCCTCGTGCAGGGGTACGACTCTGTCGCCCTTAAGGCAGACATAGAGCTGGGCGGCACCGACCAGAAGTTCAACCTGCTCATGGGCCGCCATCTGCAGGCGCAGGAAGGGCAGGAGCCGCAGTGCATCATGACCATGCCCATCCTTGAAGGGCTGGACGGCGTGAAGAAGATGTCCAAGTCCTACGGAAACTACATCGGCATTACCGATGCGCCCGCCGACATGTTCGGCAAGGTTATGTCCGTTTCCGATGAACTGATGTGGCGCTACTACGAGCTTGTCTCGCGCAAAAGCCTTGAAGAGATTGCCGCGCTGAAGAAGGGCGTGGAAGAAGGCACCCTGCACCCCAAGGCCGCCAAGGAACAGCTGGCGGCAGATATCGTGGGGCAGTACCATGGTGAAGAGAGCGCGCAGGAGGCCCTGCAGGGCTTTAATGCCGTGTTTGCCAAGGGCGGCGTGCCGGACGACATGGAAACCTTCACCTGCGCGCAGGGCGAATCGTCCGCCCCCGCTGTGTTTCTGACGGACGCAGGACTGAGCAAGTCGCGCGGCGAGGCCCGCCGGCTGGTCAAGCAGGGCGCGCTGAGCGTGGACGGCGAGAAAAGCGACGACGCAGATACCCCGCTTGCCGCAGGGGACTATGTGGTCAAGCTGGGCAAGAAACGGTTCCTCAAGGTCATCGTGCGGTAGAGGGAAGCAGGATAAGGCCGCATGGGCGGCCTTTATCATGTTTGCCGCACGGTGTTTTGCATGTTTTTTTTATGAAGTGACCTGTCGGCGGTGTCACAAAGCGACATCACGAGCAGTGTCACGAAGCGACGGCCTATGAACGAGACAAGAAAACCCGCACTCACCGTGCTCATGTCTGTACGGAACGGTGAGCCGTTCGTACGGGAGACAGTGCAGTCGGTGCTGGACCAGACCTATGGCGACTTCCGTTTTCTGATCATTGATAATGCCTCCACGGACGGAACGCGGGAGACCATCGCCTCCTTCAAGGACGAGCGCATAGAGCTGGTAGCTCTGCCGCAGGATATGGGCCAGACCGGGGCGCTGAATCTGGGGCTCGCCCGGGCGGAGTCGGAATACGTGGCCCGGCTGGATGCGGACGATGTGTGCCTGCCTGAGCGGTTTGCGCGGCAGGTGGCGTTTCTGGAAGCGCATCCGGAAATAGCCCTTGTGGGTGCGCAGGCGCGGTTCATCGATCAGGCCGGAACTCCGCTGCATGCAACGGATTTCCCCCTTGTACACGAAGATATTGTGGGCTTTATGCCCGTCACCAATCCGCTGGTGCATCCTTCCGTCATGTTCCGCCTTGCCGCCGTGCGGCAGGTGGGCGGGTACGACGGCACCATCAGCTACGCGCAGGACCTTGCCCTGTGGATAGCGCTGGCAGAACGCTACCGGCTGGCAAACCTGCCGGACGTGCTCCTGAAGCTGCGCATTCATCCGGGGCAGGAAACCCGCAACCCCGAACGGCGGGAGCGGCGCCTGCGCGACGGGCTTGCGCTTTCGCTGCGCATTTACGACATGCGCGGCGTAGATGCCAATACCCGCGTGCTCGCCATGCTGCGCCACCACTACATGCACTATATGCTGGGCGAGAGGCGTGAGGCGTTGAAGGGGCTTGGCCGCACCCTGCTCACGCAGCCGCACAGGGTGCTTTTCAACCGCCGGGTGTACGCCGCACTGCGTTATGCGGCAGACAAGGTGCTGGGCAGGCTGAAGGGCTAAGGGCCAAGGGCCAAGGCAAGGGCAGGTGCAGTGCAGGTGCAGTGGCTGCCACAAGGGCGGCAGAATGGGTGGAACCGGAAGAACAGAGGCCATGCGCATACTCGTACTGGGCAGCTATGCCCCTTCGCTGGTGAATTTTCGCGGCCCCCTGCTGCGGGCCATGGTGGCAGAGGGACATACCGTCATTGCCGCCGCGCCGGACCCGGATGCGCACACCGTGCAGACTCTGCGGGCCATGGGGGTGGAAACCGTGTCCGTTCCCCTGAGCCGCAAGGGATTGAATCCGCTGCGCGACCTTGCCGCCCTTGCCGGGCTGGTGCGTGCCGTGCGCCGCATCGGGCCTGATGTCATGCTCTCCTATACGATCAAGCCCGTTATCTACGGCTCGCTTGCGGCCCGCATTGCCGGAGTGCGCCGCATATACGCCATGGTAGAAGGGCTGGGCTACGCCTTTAACGGCACCGGAATGCGGCGCACCCTGCTGGCCGTGGTGGCGGGGGTGTTGTACGCGGCGGGGCTCAGCGTATGCCGGTCAGTCTTTTTTCTTAATGAAGACAACCGGCGCTTTTTCCGTTCATGGCGCATCATTTCCCCTGCCCGCCGCACTTGCCTGCTGAACGGCACAGGCATTGATCTTGCCCATTACGCCTCTGCTCCTCTGCCCCCGGACCATGCGCAGGCCCCTGTGTTTCTGTGTATCGCCCGGCTGCTGCGCGAAAAAGGTGTTGCCGAATTCGCGCAGGCGGCGCGGCTGGTCAGAGAGCGGCATCCGCAGGCAGTGTTCCGGCTGGTCGGGCCGTTTGAAAGCGGCGTGGACAGCGTGAGCGCAGAAGAAGTGCAGGCATGGAAGGCGTGGATGGATATTCCCGGTTCCATGGCAGACGTGCGCCCCGCCATTGCGGGCTGCGCGGCCTATGTGTTGCCTTCGTACCATGAAGGGGTGCCCCGTACCACGCTGGAAGCCATGAGCATGGGCCGCGCCGTGGTAACAACGGATGCGGCGGGCTGCCGCGAAACGCTGCGCAACGTGGCTGGAAAGCCAGACACTGTGCCAAACACTGAGCCGGATACTGCGCTAAACACTGCGCCAAACACCGCGCCGGGCGTACAGCCGGATACCGTGTCGGTGCGCACGGGAGACAACGGGTTCATGGTGCCCGTGCGCAATGTGCCCGCGCTTGCCGAAGCGATGCTGCGCTTCATCCGCCAGCCGGAGCTGATGGAACGCATGGGCCGGGAGTCGCGCCGGTATGCAGAGGAGCGTTTCGACGTGCACAAGGTCAACGCGGCTATCCTGCATGAGATGGACCTGCTCAAGCCGTGAAGGATGTGATCCGGTGCAGGCTGTCGGTGCAGGCAGTCATTTCTCCGGACATCAGGTCTTTCTGTACAGGCTGGGCACATGGTTTTTCCCCATGCCCCCGCTGCCGGAAAACGGAACAACACAGGCATGCCCGATGGAGGAACGAATGATTGATCTGCAAAAAGCCCGCGAGGCCGTGGACGCCATGCAGTCGTTGCTGGACGCAACCCCGCAGGCGGCGGCCCATGTGCGGATTGCCCCGGACGCATGGACTCTGGCCGAGATAGCAGGCCATCTCATCGACTCCGCATCCAACAACCATCAGCGGTTTGCGCGGCTGCGTTTCGGCGATCTGCACGGTTTCCCCGGATATGAGGCCGAACCGTGGGTTGCCGCACAGCAATATGATGAATGTGATTTCAGTCTGCTGAAGGCGCTGTGGGCCTCGTATAACGCCATGCTGCTGCATCTGGCAGCCACCACGCCGGACCATGCCCGGACCAACGCGTGGCACAGGGAGTCCGGCCCGTTGACTCTGGAGTTTCTGGTCGCGGATTACTACGACCACCTCATGCTGCATGTGGAGCATTACGCCCGGCGGCTGCGGGAGATTTGCCCGGAGGAATAACCCTGCGGGCATGGCAGACATACGGGATCATACACTCCTGAACCGGGTCCGATGCCCGGCATGGCAGATGCAAGCCTATGGGCCGTAGGTGCCTGTGGCTTACGCGGCGGGCT includes:
- a CDS encoding aminopeptidase P family protein translates to MFSAETYAARRKTLLEHLAAAGATGIVFLPGNVHSARNYEDNTYPFRQDSTFLYYFGHNHAGLNGTLDVDSGESRLWGDDPSMEGIIWSGPLPGLAERAARCGCAPGGSNDSLVSLLHAAGRKGRTIHHLPPYRMDSVQWLAHCLATRVCAGPDALEQHACGAEAFDSLTRSMRQQASLPLIRAVVAQRSVKSIEEVAEIEKALGISYAMYTKAMELARPGLGERCIAAAMNATVALAGTHNSFTTICTIRGEVLHNHDYSHTMHQGDLLLIDSGAESDMGYASDITRTLPVGGLFSARQRDIYTLVLRAQQKAIDMAAPGVPFLHCHLAAAACIAEGLQSMGLLRGSVDDIVSCGAHALFFPHGLGHMLGLDVHDMEHLGEDHVGYDETVSRSTKFGLRGLRFARAPLPGFTLTVEPGCYFIPALMDKWKAEGICKDFINFDALEHFRDFGGIRIEDDILITDSGCRVLGRPIPKTPEGIEARMHARA
- a CDS encoding sigma-54-dependent transcriptional regulator, with the translated sequence MQPNKDNAARSDVLVVDKDKDSLAGLPAVLREAGLQVTHVKSHDETRATLSQMDFSVVVAALEEHHAQKQTLLKVIKSNTPETEVVLVSRSATVDAAVRAMQMGAFHYLPLPENPADLVIVIQKALEKSLLQQELLELRHVLRGQQAMPMLIGKSTKMQALKREIARVAPLDCTVLIQGETGTGKEMVAKMLHRLSLRSGKRFLAVNAGAFNAELLANELFGHEQGAYTGAQRTKAGVFEATHQGTLLLDEIGEMPLGMQVQLLRVLQERTVVRVGGTEEIPVDVRLLAATHRDIEREVERGRFRQDLFYRLNVFTLHLPALRERVDDIPLFCHYFLEKFATSFKKDITGMEDEVLGALMAHPFPGNVRELENLIERAVVLCDGPTIQLRHLPQEFHNAPVMSPHAAQTDEGLLPLAEVERRHILAVLTSVQDNKGQAARILGIDRATLWRKLQRYGLEA
- a CDS encoding molybdopterin molybdotransferase MoeA, which translates into the protein MKNGFFNVLSVAEFIDRLRDFSPLPVETAQGTDIDGRVLAEDVIAPEDLPLAHRSCMDGYALRARDVFGASESNPAYLESVGAVRIETPAGFSISPGECASIVTGGILPEGADAVIMVEHTEPLGAGTIEMRKSLAPHDNVMLRGEDASLGKVALAAGTLIRPQEAGLLAALGMERVQVHARPRVGILSTGDELVPVSHTPRVGQVRDVNSTTLGCCVRRAGAVPTLYGLVEDDVDSLEAALRGALEANDVVLLSGGSSVGTSDLTVAAMQRLEGLKIVNHGVAISPGKPLILGRQGNKAVWGLPGQVASAQVVMFVLGAPFLRYLAGETAAFDQSLWPARRARLGRNIASKPGREDYVRVHLRAASGEGAGQKDPACLPVAEPVQGKSGLLKTLILSHGVIRIPSHSEGVYEGTDVDVLLF
- a CDS encoding TIGR00282 family metallophosphoesterase — protein: MRILFFGDVMGKPGRLALRHRLPALRARHGADMVIANGENASGGVGLTAEVMQELLGMGVDVITTGNHIWKHRDIYAGLEREQRIVRPANFPPGAPGRGMVVHTLSSGVRVAVLNLQGRTFMEEVDCPFRAADALLATLPEDVVLRFVDFHAEATSEKKALGWYLDGRVTAMVGTHTHVQTADPALLPGGTAYLTDAGMCGVEDSCLGMDKDIIIRRFLTRMPHRFALAKGNAGVNGVLVEADAHTGRATHVELVRE
- the tyrS gene encoding tyrosine--tRNA ligase gives rise to the protein MDIDKQLEIIQRGCAELINAEELRKKLQRGKPLRVKMGFDPTAPDLHLGHCVAIHKLRHFQELGHTVIFLIGDFTGMIGDPSGRSETRPPLTREDVLRNAETYKEQVFRILDPAKTEVRFNSEWMDAFGAADFIRLASRYTVARMLERDDFEKRYRSNTPISVHEFLYPLVQGYDSVALKADIELGGTDQKFNLLMGRHLQAQEGQEPQCIMTMPILEGLDGVKKMSKSYGNYIGITDAPADMFGKVMSVSDELMWRYYELVSRKSLEEIAALKKGVEEGTLHPKAAKEQLAADIVGQYHGEESAQEALQGFNAVFAKGGVPDDMETFTCAQGESSAPAVFLTDAGLSKSRGEARRLVKQGALSVDGEKSDDADTPLAAGDYVVKLGKKRFLKVIVR
- a CDS encoding glycosyltransferase; translated protein: MNETRKPALTVLMSVRNGEPFVRETVQSVLDQTYGDFRFLIIDNASTDGTRETIASFKDERIELVALPQDMGQTGALNLGLARAESEYVARLDADDVCLPERFARQVAFLEAHPEIALVGAQARFIDQAGTPLHATDFPLVHEDIVGFMPVTNPLVHPSVMFRLAAVRQVGGYDGTISYAQDLALWIALAERYRLANLPDVLLKLRIHPGQETRNPERRERRLRDGLALSLRIYDMRGVDANTRVLAMLRHHYMHYMLGERREALKGLGRTLLTQPHRVLFNRRVYAALRYAADKVLGRLKG
- a CDS encoding glycosyltransferase family 4 protein, yielding MRILVLGSYAPSLVNFRGPLLRAMVAEGHTVIAAAPDPDAHTVQTLRAMGVETVSVPLSRKGLNPLRDLAALAGLVRAVRRIGPDVMLSYTIKPVIYGSLAARIAGVRRIYAMVEGLGYAFNGTGMRRTLLAVVAGVLYAAGLSVCRSVFFLNEDNRRFFRSWRIISPARRTCLLNGTGIDLAHYASAPLPPDHAQAPVFLCIARLLREKGVAEFAQAARLVRERHPQAVFRLVGPFESGVDSVSAEEVQAWKAWMDIPGSMADVRPAIAGCAAYVLPSYHEGVPRTTLEAMSMGRAVVTTDAAGCRETLRNVAGKPDTVPNTEPDTALNTAPNTAPGVQPDTVSVRTGDNGFMVPVRNVPALAEAMLRFIRQPELMERMGRESRRYAEERFDVHKVNAAILHEMDLLKP
- a CDS encoding DinB family protein, whose protein sequence is MIDLQKAREAVDAMQSLLDATPQAAAHVRIAPDAWTLAEIAGHLIDSASNNHQRFARLRFGDLHGFPGYEAEPWVAAQQYDECDFSLLKALWASYNAMLLHLAATTPDHARTNAWHRESGPLTLEFLVADYYDHLMLHVEHYARRLREICPEE